Proteins encoded in a region of the Chryseobacterium piperi genome:
- a CDS encoding translation initiation factor, with protein sequence MDLRDQLKNLFPEHEEQDFQMPEEQFKQKEPLVCKFEKKGRNGKPVTVIEGWEGNEEDLKKISKKIKTTLGIGGSEKDGTIIIQGDNRDKIMEILKDMGYKTKRVGG encoded by the coding sequence ATGGATTTACGAGATCAATTAAAGAACCTTTTCCCTGAACATGAAGAACAGGATTTTCAAATGCCTGAAGAACAATTCAAGCAGAAAGAACCATTAGTATGTAAGTTTGAGAAAAAAGGAAGAAACGGAAAGCCTGTCACTGTGATTGAAGGCTGGGAAGGTAATGAAGAAGATTTAAAGAAAATTTCCAAAAAGATCAAGACCACTTTAGGAATCGGAGGTTCAGAAAAAGACGGAACGATTATCATTCAGGGAGATAACCGAGATAAGATTATGGAGATTCTAAAAGATATGGGATACAAAACCAAAAGAGTCGGGGGATAA
- the gpmI gene encoding 2,3-bisphosphoglycerate-independent phosphoglycerate mutase yields MSKKAILAILDGWGLGMNPDVSAIDKANTPFIDSCYQKFPHTTLEASGLAVGLPAEQMGNSEVGHMNLGAGRVVYQNLVKLNMAVENGTLGQEKVIQDAFEYAKRENKKVHFIGLVSNGGVHSHINHLKGLLTAAKNFGLNDNVFVHAFTDGRDCDPHSGLGFIKELEEHMLVTTGKLATIVGRYYAMDRDKRWERVKLAYDALTEGVGLQTTDPLAAIQESYDNNVTDEFLKPIIVVNTTETGNVVPVAKIVDNDVVICFNFRTDRGREITEVLSQQDFPEFSMHKLNLYYVTLTNYDKTFRNVNVVFDEEVLKNTMGEIIENNGKTQIRIAETEKYPHVTFFFSGGREEEFKGERRLLCPSPKDVPTYDLKPEMSAYDITNAILPELENETADFICLNFANTDMVGHTGVFEAAVKAAETVDQCIEKVATTAYEHGYAVFILADHGNSDVMINPDGTPNTQHSTNLVPFIVMDKDRTWNLKAGKLGDVAPTILKVMGIEIPPVMTGEILVS; encoded by the coding sequence ATGTCAAAAAAAGCAATACTAGCAATACTTGACGGATGGGGACTGGGAATGAATCCGGACGTTTCAGCAATAGACAAAGCCAATACACCATTTATAGATAGTTGTTATCAAAAATTTCCACATACTACGCTTGAAGCGAGTGGTTTAGCAGTGGGACTTCCTGCAGAACAGATGGGGAATTCTGAAGTTGGACATATGAATCTTGGAGCAGGAAGAGTAGTATATCAGAATCTTGTGAAACTGAATATGGCTGTGGAAAACGGTACTTTAGGACAAGAGAAGGTGATCCAGGATGCTTTTGAATATGCTAAAAGAGAAAATAAAAAAGTTCATTTCATTGGACTGGTTTCCAATGGAGGAGTACATTCACATATTAACCATTTAAAAGGACTATTAACAGCAGCCAAGAATTTTGGATTAAATGACAATGTTTTTGTTCATGCTTTTACGGATGGTAGAGATTGTGATCCACATTCAGGACTGGGCTTTATAAAAGAACTTGAAGAGCATATGCTTGTAACAACAGGTAAGCTGGCCACGATTGTAGGAAGATATTACGCAATGGACAGAGATAAGAGATGGGAGCGTGTAAAGTTAGCATATGATGCATTGACGGAAGGAGTAGGACTTCAGACAACTGATCCTTTGGCAGCAATACAGGAATCTTATGATAATAACGTAACCGATGAGTTTTTGAAACCAATCATTGTAGTCAACACAACTGAAACAGGAAATGTAGTTCCGGTGGCTAAAATTGTTGACAATGATGTCGTAATCTGTTTCAATTTCCGTACAGATAGAGGAAGAGAAATTACAGAAGTGCTTTCACAACAGGATTTCCCTGAGTTCTCTATGCATAAGCTTAATCTTTATTACGTGACGTTGACCAATTACGACAAAACCTTCAGAAATGTCAACGTTGTTTTTGATGAAGAGGTTTTGAAGAATACGATGGGGGAGATTATTGAAAATAATGGCAAAACTCAAATCAGAATTGCAGAAACTGAAAAATACCCACACGTTACATTCTTCTTTTCAGGAGGTAGAGAAGAGGAATTTAAAGGAGAAAGAAGACTCTTGTGTCCGAGCCCGAAAGATGTTCCGACTTATGATCTAAAACCTGAAATGTCGGCCTATGATATTACCAATGCAATCCTTCCTGAACTGGAAAATGAGACTGCAGATTTTATATGCCTGAATTTTGCCAATACAGATATGGTAGGTCATACCGGCGTATTTGAAGCTGCTGTAAAGGCTGCTGAGACGGTAGATCAATGCATCGAGAAAGTAGCAACTACTGCTTATGAGCATGGTTATGCAGTATTTATCCTTGCAGATCACGGGAATTCAGATGTGATGATTAATCCTGATGGAACGCCTAACACACAGCACTCTACAAACCTGGTTCCTTTTATTGTAATGGATAAAGACCGTACCTGGAATCTGAAAGCAGGCAAATTAGGAGATGTTGCTCCTACGATTTTAAAAGTGATGGGAATTGAAATACCTCCCGTAATGACCGGAGAAATCTTAGTAAGCTAA